Within Raineyella sp. W15-4, the genomic segment GGTGGGCGTCGACCCCGCCGAGCGTCAGTGATCCGACCCCGGCACCTCCCCGAAGCGGAAGCTGGAAGAGTCGATCGCACCCATGAAGTCGTGCTCATGGTAGATCCGTACGCCCGGCTCGGCTTCGGCGGCGCCCACCGCCACCATCAGCGGGATCAGGTGGTCCTCGGCCGGGTGGCTCGCCCGGGCGCCGGGGGCCGTGTCCCAGTGCAGCAGGCGCTGCGTACGCTCCTCGACCGGCCCCTCGACCAACGTCGTGTTGAGCCAGCCGCCGAAGGCCGTCGAGGCGGGGCCCGCACTCGGACCGAAGTTGGCGAGGTTGTGGTAGCTGAAGCCGCTGCCGACGATCAGCACACCCTCGTCGCGCAGCGGGGCCAGCGCCCGGCCGGCGGCCAGGTGCGCGGCGGGGTCGTAGCCGCGCTTGAGGGAGAGCTGCAGGATCGGCACGTCGGCCTGCGGGTAGACGACGTAGAGCGGGGCGAACATCCCGTGGTCGTAGCCGCGACGGCCGTCGTAGCGGGTGGTGATGCCGGCGTCCTCGAGCAGCTGGCCGACCCGGGCGGCGACGTCCGGGGCACCGGGCGCCGGGTACTGGATCCGGTAGGTGAACTCGGGGAAGCCGCCATAGTCGTAGATCATCGGCGGGTGCTCGCCGGTCTGGACGGTGAACTCGCGCTCCTCCCAGTGGCCGGAGATGACGAGCACCGCCCGCGGGGTGAGACCGAGTTCGACGGGGATGGCTTGCAGGGATGCCTCGAGCCTCTCCATCCCCGGCATCAGGTCCTTGATCCACGGCCACGGCCCACCGCCGTGCGAGACGAAGTAGGTGGGCAGGCGCGTGCTCATGGTGACTCCTGGGGTCCGTCGGCCGCCCCGGGGCGGTTCCCCGGCCGGTCCGGTCTCCACCCTAGAAGCATATAGTTCAATGGTCAACTAGTTTGACTGAGTGATGGACCGCCGGCGAGTGGACCGCGAGTGGAACGTCGGAACACGCCAGGTGCTCCGACGCGAGATCCAGCAGATCGAGGTAGCCGGTCAGCGTCCACGCCGCCCGCCCGATGAACGCACCCCCCACCGCGGGGACGTCGAGGATGGCGGTCAGGTTCTGCCGGTTGACCGACCCCCCGTACAGGACCGACTCCAGCCGGTCGCCGAACCTCTCCGCGATCGTCGCCACCGTCGCGGCGATGTCCTCGGGCGTCGCCTCCCGGCCGTGGTCACCGATCGCCCAGATCGGCTCGTACGCGACGATCGGCGCCGGCCTCTGGTCCGGGGTGACGCCGGCCAGGGCGGACGACACCTGGGCGGTGACCACCTCGGCGGAGCGGCCGGCGGCGAAGTCCTCCGCAGACTCGCCCACGCAGACCAGCGGTCGCAGGCCCGCCCGCAGGGTCGCCAGCACCTTCCGGTGGACCAGCTCGTCGGTGTCGCCGAACCAGGCCCGGCGCTCCGAGTGCCCGATCTCCACCAGGGTGGCCCCGGCGTCCGCGACCTGGTCGACGGACAGTTCGCCGGTCCAGGCGCCCCGCTGCTCCCAGTGCGCGTTCTGGGCGCCGAGGAGGACGCCGGAGCCCGGCCGCAGCACTGCGCTCACCGCCGCCAGCGCGGTGGCCGGAGGGATGAGGAAGGGCTGGATCCCCGGCCACCCGGCGCCGGCCCGGGCCCGTAGGCCGGTGGCGTACGCCCGGGCGAACGCCAGCGAGCCGTTCATCTTCCAGCTGGTGCCGATCCAGGTGAGCGACCCGTCGGTCATCGCCCGCCCTCCGCCTCGTAGGCCGAGATCGCGTCGACCTTGGGCTTGGACCGGGAGGACGGATCGAAGGTGTAGTCGAGGAACTCCCCGGCCAGACGGCGGGCGAGCTCCGGGCCGATCACCCGGGCGCCGAGGCAGAGCACCTGGGCGGCGTTGGACAGCACCAGCCGCTCGACCGAGAAGCTGTCGTGTGCCGTGGAGGCCCGGATGCCGGGCACCTTGTTGGCGCTGATCGCCATCCCCATCCCCGTCCCGCAGACGAAGATGCCCCGGTCGGCCCGCCCCTCGGCGATGGCCCGGGCTCCGGCCACCCCCTCGTGCGGGTAGTCGATGTCCTCCCCCGGGCCGACGCCCACGTCGATGACCTCGTCGACCCGCTCGTCGGCAGCCAGGTCGGCCTTGATCAGTTCCTTGTAGTCGAAGCCGGCGATGTCGGCCGCGACCACCACCCGGTATCCCATGATGTCCTCCTCGAGATTCGTATCTGTCGTTGTCAGTGGCCGGCGAGCAGCCGGCCGATCCCGGCCATCACCAGGGCGAACGACACCGCCCCCGGGTCCGGGGTGCCGATCGAGTCGTCGCCGTGGGTGCGGGCCCGGCCCAGCCGGGCCGGGATGAGCGCCGTACGGTCGGCGGCCTCGGTGGCCCGGTCCGCGGCCTCGGCCCAGGCCCGGGGCAGGTCCGGGTCGGCGGCGTACGCCTCGACGAGCCGCTCCACGAAGGGAGCGACGGCGTCGACCATGGTCTTGTCCCCGACGGTGGCGCCGCCCAGGTCCTGGATCGCCTGCCCGCCGGCGGCTACGGCTGCGATCAACTCGGCACCGTCGCGGGCCTCCTGGTCGCTGAGACCGGCCGCGACCGTGCCGAGGGCGGCGCCCCACAGTGCGCCGGAAGTGCCGCCGGCCCCTTCCGCCCAGGCGGCGCCGGCCCGGGAGAGGACGGTCCGGGCGCCGGCGGCCTCGCCGAGGGCAGCCCGGCCGGCCCGGGCGGCCGCCGTCGAGCCGAGCACCATCCCCTGCCCGTGGTCGCCGTCCCCGGCGACCGCGTCGATCCGGCCCAGTTCGGCCTCGGCCCGCCGGGCGAGGTCGGCCACCGTGTCCAGCACGGTCGCGATGGCCTCCGCCTGGGCACGGGATTCCGCCGAGCCCTCGATCACCGGTGCCTCCGCGCGGTCCTCGGTGACGATCCGTCGGGTGGTCCCGGCCGGCACCGCGCCGCGGCGGAAGGCCGGGGTGTCGGCGGGGGCGGTCCACAGCTCCTCGAGCTCGGGGTCGAGGAACATCAGGGAGAGCGAGCAGCCGGCCATGTCCAGGCTGGTGACCTGTTCGCCGACCTCCGGCGCGACGATGACGATGCCCCGTTCCGTCAGCAGGTCGGCGACCGAGCCGTAGAGCAGGAAGAGCTCCTCGTGCGTGGTGGCCCCCAGCCCGTTGAGCAGGACGGCAGCCCGCCGTTGGTAGCCGGCGCCGTCCTGCCCGGGGGTCGGTTCCTCGGCCAGCAGGGCGTCCACCAGGGTCCGGGCGATCTCCGTCGCCGGGACCAACGGTGCGGTGGACAGCCCCTGCTCGCCGTGGATGCCCAGGCCGAGGGCGTAGCCGCCGGCCGCCACCCCGAACAGTGGCTCCGGGGCTCCCGGCAGCGTGCAGCCGGTGAAGGCCACGCCCACCGAGCGGGTCCGGGCGTTGGCCCGCTCGGCGACGGCGGCGACCCCATCGAGGTCGAGCCCCGCCGCGGCGGCGGCCCCGGTGGCCTTGACGACCAGGAGATCCCCGGCGATACCGCGCCGCCCCCGCCACTCCTCGACCGGCCGGGAGGCCACGTCGTCGCTGATCGCGATCTCGCGCACGTCGGCGCCCTCGGCCCGGCGATGCACCGCCCCCTGCCCGAAGTGCAGCACGTCGCCGGCGTAGTTGCCGTAGAGCAGGACGGTGCCGCCGCCGTTGTCGGCCGCCCGGATCACCGCCTGCACCTGGGAGGCGGAGGGGGACGCGAACACGTTGCCACAGACGGCTCCGTGCGCCATCCCGGGGCCGACCCAGCCGGCGAACGCGGGGTAGTGCCCCGAGCCGCCGCCGACGACGACCGAGACCTCGCCGGCGGGCGAGCCGGTCGCCCGGACGACGCCGCCGTGGACCGGCTGGACGTACGTCGGATGGGCGGCGACGAAGCCCCTCAGGCTGTCGGCGGCGAAGGTGGTGGGGTCATTGACGAGGTGGGTCATCGGGATCTCCTGGTGGCTGGCTGCGGCCGGTGGTCAGACCGCGGCCGGCTGCGGGGCGTGGACCTCGGGGTGGTGGTTGACAGCCTCGATGCCGAGCATCTTGCAGATCACGATCTCCAGGTCGTCGTCGTTGAAGATCCGCTCCCAGTCGTCCTTGATCAGCGCCTCCCGGCCGTAGTCCATCGCCAGCAGGCAGGCATCGGAGAACGGGTTGGAGCCGCGCAGGGCGTTGGTCAGCGCGATGTAGACGTGGCCGTAGAACATCGCCTTCACGGTGTCCTCGTCCATGTCGGTCTTCTCGACCGTGGTGTCCATCGCGTCCTTGAGGAACTGCCCGATCATGCAGCCGATGGTCTCGTTGAGGGTCGGCTCGAGGACGGCGAGATCGTGGACCGAGGCCCAGTAGACACCGTCGACGGGGCCGTACATCGTGGCGATGATCTCCTCGGCCACCGGCTTGATCGACTCGTCGCCCTGCTGCAGGGCGGCGACGGAGTTCTGCGCGGCGGCGATCCCGCCGAAGGTGTCGGCCCACTCCTCGGCGCTGGTCCGCTCGAGAAACACCGACGGGTGGGTCGGGTGGGCGACGACGTAGTCGAGGTCGGCGCGCAGGTAGAGCAGCCCGGCGTACGCGGCGGCCGGATCCAGGGTGAGCACCATCGACCCGCGCTTCTGCAGCGGCACGGTGGCGGTGGTGACGGCCTGCAGAGCGACGTCCGGCACGGCGTAGATGACGATGTCGGCGCCGGGCACGGCCTCCTCGTTCGGGGTCACCGCCAGGCCGGCGTCCCGCACCCGCTGCTGACCGGCCGGGCTGGTCTCGCAGTAGTACACGGTGTGGTCGGTACGCCGCAGGTTGTTCGACACGCGCTGGCCCATCTTGCCGCCGGCGCCGATCACTGCGATGGTCAGGTTCTCGGTCATGGTTGGATCCGTTCCCTTGCGTAGGTGAGTGTTCGTTCGGTCCATCGCCGTTCCTCGGCGATGGTGGTCTGTGGGTCGCCCTGCCAGACGAGCCAGTGCTCGACGATCTGGTTGATGCCGCGCTCGACGGGGCGTACGGCGGCGAGTTCGTGGGCGTAGTCGAGGAGCCCCTCCCCCATCGGCGCCCCGGCGTAGCTGAACCCGACCCAGCCGGCCTGTCGACTGAAGGCGAAGTCCTTGACGTGCAGGTCGAGGGTGTACGGCGCGCAGCGGTCGATCACGTCGTCGGGATGCTCGAGCGCGGCGACGCAGTTGGCCGGGTCGAGGGCGATGCCGATCCGCGGGTGCTCGGCCCGTTCCACGATGTCGACCAGGGTGGCCGACGGCAGCTGTTCGTACGTCTCCAGGGCCAGGTCCACCTCGAGGGCGTCGAGGTCGCCGCGGAGGTCCCGCAGCGTCGACACCACCCGGTCGGTGCCCGGCTTCCCGGGACCGACCTGGACCATCGACCGCAGCACGTGCGCCCCGAGCCGGTCACACCGGCGCAGGTAGCGGCGGAGGTGGTCCGGGTCCGTGCCGCGGGTGCCGAGCTCCAGCTCGACCCCCAGGTCCTCGGCCGTCGCCCGCAGGTCCCGCAGCCGCGCGTCGCCGTACGTCTCGAGGGCCGGATAGTCACAGATCTGGAAGACGTCGGCGTCCAGGTCGCGGGTGCGGTGCAGCATGCCCGGCAGGTCGATCGGGTCGGGGGCACGGTCCGACCACTCCCAGAAGAGGGCGTAGGTGCCGAGTCCGAGGCTCACGCGAGGACCTTCCCCGCGGGCGCGTCGGTGTCGGTGGTGACGACACTGCCGCGCGAGGCCAGCAGCACCAGCAGGATCCCGGAGAGGATCATGAAGCCACCGACGATGATCATCGGCACGAGGTAGCCGTTGGTCAGGTCGTGCACCCAGCCGGTGATGTAGCCGGCGGAGAAGCCGGCGAGGTTGCCGATGGTGTTGATCAGCGCGACGCCACCCGCCGCGGCGGCACCGGTGAGGAACTTGGTCGGCAGGGTCCAGAAGTTGGGCAGCACGGCGAAGATCGAGCAGGCGGTGACGGAGACGATGGCGATGGTCAGCACCGGGTGGGAGGTGAACAGCGCCAGCGGGATGCTGATGCCGCCGACCACCGCCGGGACGACGATGTGCCAGGTCTGCAGACCGCGGGACTGTACGTCGCGCGACCACAGGTACATGACGACCGCGGCGATGACGTACGGCACGGCCGTGATCAAGCCCTGCAGCGACGGGGTCATCTCGCCCAGCTGCGCCTTGAACCCGGCGACGATGGTCGGCAGGAAGAAGCCGAGGGCGTAGAGGCCGTAGATGAAGCCGAAGTAGACGAAGGAGAGCACCCACACCCGGCCGGAGGCGAACATCTGGCGTACGCCGATCCGCTCGGTCTCCTCCTTGGCCCGCTCCTCCGAGGCGAGCGCACCGGTCAGCCAGTCCTGCTCGGCGGGGGTCAGCCAGGCCGCGTCCCGCGGCTTGTCCTTGAGGTAGAACCAGCACAGCACGCCGACGAGGATGGCCGGGGCGCCGACGAAGAGGTACATCACCCGCCAGCCCTCGAGGCCCCACAGGCCGTGCAGCTGGATCAGGGCACCGGCCAGCGGTGCACCGATCGCGGTGGTCAGCGGCTGGGCGAGGTAGAAGAGCATCAGCACCCGGGGACGGTGCTTGGCCGGCACCCACATGGACAGGAAGAGGATGGCGCCGGGGAAGAAGCCGGCCTCCATGACGCCGAGGAGGAACCGCAGCCAGTAGAGCTGGCCGGCCGTCTGCACCCAGGTGAAGAGCACCGCGACGATGCCCCAGGAGACCATGATCCGGGCCAGCCACTTGCGGGCCCCGAACCGGTGCAGGGCCAGGTTCGAGGGGATCTCCAGGATGATGTAGCCGATGAAGAAGACGCCCGAGGCGAAGCCGAACTGGGCGGCGGTCATCGCCAGATCCGTCCGCATCCCGTTCGGCGCAGCGAAGGAAATGGCGGTCCGGTCGAGGTAGTTGATGAAGAACATCAGTGCCACGAAGGGCACCAGTCGGAACGACACCTTGCGAACAACCGATCGCTCCAGGACATCGGCTTCGCTCCGATGAGCCGCCGTAGCGGCCTGTGCAGAATCCACATTGACTCCTTCAGGGACACCGGGCCGCGACGCTGGGGGCCCGGTCGCCGACAACCCTGTCGACGACACCCATCATGGAACGTCCGAACAGATTGGTCAACCGGTTGACCTGTTGGGTGAGCTGTTTCACACGCGTGCCGGTGATCCGGGCTCACGCACGGCCCGGCGGCGCGATGTCGTCGGCTTCGGCTCGTAGCATGGGCCCATGTCGACGCCGGAGCCCCGTATCGCCCTGGAGACGACCGAACCGGCGATGATCCGCGGCGCGTCCTTCGCCGCCCAGACCGCCCAGGCCCTGCTGACCCGGCTGACCTCGGCGGACTTCGCTGTCGGCGAACGCCTCCCCAGTGAGCGGACCCTTGCCCAGGAGCTCGGGGTGGGACGGTCAGCCGTACGGGAGGCGTTGGCCGCCCTGGAGATCCTCGGCATCGTCGAGATCCGGCCGGGTTCCGGCACCTATCTGCGGGACACCACTTCCGAGTTGCTGCCGCGTACCCTCCAGTGGGGGATCCTGCTCAACGCCGACCGGATCGACGAGTTGCTGTCGGTGCGCCGGGCGCTGGAGATCCATGCCGTACGCCTGGCGACGGACCGGTTCAGCCCCGACCACGAGCGGGCGCTGCGGCAGGCCCTCGAGGCGCAGGAACGCACCCTCGGGGAGGAGGCGTTCGTCGAGGCCGACCTGCGCTTCCACGTCGCCCTGGCCGACGCCGCCGAGAACGCCACCCTGATGGAGCTCCTCGGGACCATCCGGGCGCTGCTGCGGATCTGGATGGAGCACCACATCCAGGACAGGGAGCAGATGCGGACGGCCTTCCTCGAGCACCGGCAGATCCTCGAGGCGATGGCTCGGGGCGACGCCGACACCGCGGTGGCCCGGATGAACCGGCACATGGACACCGCCGACGCCCGGCTCCGGGCGGCGGCACGGGGCTGATCTGCCCTCAGAACCCGCCGAGCCCCCGTACCCGCAGCTCCTCGGCGACCGCCGCCGGGATCCCGGCCTGGGCGGCCAGCCGGGGCCAGGCCCGGCGGAGCACCTGGCGGACGTCGCGGACGTCGAGACGGCCGAGCACCGCCAGTGGCGCGCCCGAGGGGGTGGCAGGGCAGTCGAGCAGCAGGTCGGCCCACTCCTCCGCCGGCAGTCCCCGCCAGGCCGCCAGCCGGGCCCGGACGTCCGCCGGGTCCACCCCGGGGTCGGCCGCGACCGCCGCCAGGGCCTGGTCGAGCCCGGCGACGAATGCCGGATGGTCGTCGGCGAGCCGGGCGAGATCCGGCGGGGCGTCGGTCCAGCCGGCGAGCCAGGAGACCACCGCGGCGTGGACGACCGGGCTCCATTCCTCGGTCAGCACCCGCCATTCGTACGCGTCGAGCGGGCTCTCCAGCCCGGCCAGCGCGGAGGCCAGCTTGCGGTCGGCGACCACCGGCCGGTAGTCGGCGGCATCGCGGCTCAGCGGCCGGGCGACGAGGCGGACGAGGTTGCGGGAGTCCATCGTGGCGCAGATCACCCGCTGGGCCCGTGCCTGGGTCTCCGGGTCGCCCTGCACCGGCCCGAACCAGGCGAACATCGGCTCGGTCAGCGCGGGGACGGCGGTCCACAGGGTGCGGTACGGGAGCCGGCGGCGGGCCCGGACCACCTCGGCGAGCCGGGCCATCGCGTGCGGGCCGGCGAGCAGCCGGGCGAACACCGACGGGCCCACCTCGTCGGCGAGGAGGTCCAGGCCGCGCTCGTCGAGCGGGAGCGCCGGGTCGACGATCAGCGCGTCCAGGCCGGCGACGAACGCGTCGGCCCCGGGGGCGTCCGCCGCGCGCTCCGGATGGTCCAGGTAGCTGCGCAGCAGCGCCCGGGCCCGGTCGTCCACCGGCACCGGGCCGCGATCGAGGTCGACGATCGGCGCGGGCCCCCGGTCGAAGTCGAGGACCGTGCCGGCTGGCCCAGGTCGTCCGAAGGCGTCCGGTTCCGGGGCCTCGGTCGCCGAGAACGGCGGGACGACCACCCCCACCCCCGGCCCGCCGGTCTCCGCCGGGTCGTCCGGTTGGGCGACGAAGGTGGACCACCACAGGTCCGCCGCGACCTTCCGCGGCAGGGCGTGGGCCAGCGCCGACAGGGTCTCCACCCCGCCGGCCCGGTCCGAGGTGCGCAGCAACAGCGGCGTACGGTCCGCGAGATGGCCCAGCAGCAGGGCGAGCAGGTCGGCCGGCGCCCCGCCCGGTTCGGGCCGGGTCCGCCGGGCGGGCAGGCCGAGCACCTCCAGGGTGCCGGCGACGGGCTGTTCCTCGCGGCGTTGGAGCACCCCATCGCGGGCCAGCTCGAGCAGGTCGTGGGCGCCCTGGCGGCCGGTGGGGTCCAGCAGACAGTGGGCGGTGAAGGTGCCCGGACGGCCGACCCGGCCGAGGTAGACCTTGGAGACCAGCAGCGTGCCGTGGTCGGTGGGCCGGGCCTCGAGGCCGCAGGGTGGTTCGGTGCCGCGCATCACCTCGGCGTCGGAGCCGCGCGGCAGGAACGACCGCGCCGCGTCCGGCAGCCACGGCT encodes:
- a CDS encoding class III extradiol ring-cleavage dioxygenase — protein: MSTRLPTYFVSHGGGPWPWIKDLMPGMERLEASLQAIPVELGLTPRAVLVISGHWEEREFTVQTGEHPPMIYDYGGFPEFTYRIQYPAPGAPDVAARVGQLLEDAGITTRYDGRRGYDHGMFAPLYVVYPQADVPILQLSLKRGYDPAAHLAAGRALAPLRDEGVLIVGSGFSYHNLANFGPSAGPASTAFGGWLNTTLVEGPVEERTQRLLHWDTAPGARASHPAEDHLIPLMVAVGAAEAEPGVRIYHEHDFMGAIDSSSFRFGEVPGSDH
- a CDS encoding triose-phosphate isomerase; this encodes MTDGSLTWIGTSWKMNGSLAFARAYATGLRARAGAGWPGIQPFLIPPATALAAVSAVLRPGSGVLLGAQNAHWEQRGAWTGELSVDQVADAGATLVEIGHSERRAWFGDTDELVHRKVLATLRAGLRPLVCVGESAEDFAAGRSAEVVTAQVSSALAGVTPDQRPAPIVAYEPIWAIGDHGREATPEDIAATVATIAERFGDRLESVLYGGSVNRQNLTAILDVPAVGGAFIGRAAWTLTGYLDLLDLASEHLACSDVPLAVHSPAVHHSVKLVDH
- a CDS encoding ribose-5-phosphate isomerase; amino-acid sequence: MGYRVVVAADIAGFDYKELIKADLAADERVDEVIDVGVGPGEDIDYPHEGVAGARAIAEGRADRGIFVCGTGMGMAISANKVPGIRASTAHDSFSVERLVLSNAAQVLCLGARVIGPELARRLAGEFLDYTFDPSSRSKPKVDAISAYEAEGGR
- a CDS encoding dihydroxyacetone kinase family protein, producing MTHLVNDPTTFAADSLRGFVAAHPTYVQPVHGGVVRATGSPAGEVSVVVGGGSGHYPAFAGWVGPGMAHGAVCGNVFASPSASQVQAVIRAADNGGGTVLLYGNYAGDVLHFGQGAVHRRAEGADVREIAISDDVASRPVEEWRGRRGIAGDLLVVKATGAAAAAGLDLDGVAAVAERANARTRSVGVAFTGCTLPGAPEPLFGVAAGGYALGLGIHGEQGLSTAPLVPATEIARTLVDALLAEEPTPGQDGAGYQRRAAVLLNGLGATTHEELFLLYGSVADLLTERGIVIVAPEVGEQVTSLDMAGCSLSLMFLDPELEELWTAPADTPAFRRGAVPAGTTRRIVTEDRAEAPVIEGSAESRAQAEAIATVLDTVADLARRAEAELGRIDAVAGDGDHGQGMVLGSTAAARAGRAALGEAAGARTVLSRAGAAWAEGAGGTSGALWGAALGTVAAGLSDQEARDGAELIAAVAAGGQAIQDLGGATVGDKTMVDAVAPFVERLVEAYAADPDLPRAWAEAADRATEAADRTALIPARLGRARTHGDDSIGTPDPGAVSFALVMAGIGRLLAGH
- a CDS encoding phosphogluconate dehydrogenase C-terminal domain-containing protein; translation: MTENLTIAVIGAGGKMGQRVSNNLRRTDHTVYYCETSPAGQQRVRDAGLAVTPNEEAVPGADIVIYAVPDVALQAVTTATVPLQKRGSMVLTLDPAAAYAGLLYLRADLDYVVAHPTHPSVFLERTSAEEWADTFGGIAAAQNSVAALQQGDESIKPVAEEIIATMYGPVDGVYWASVHDLAVLEPTLNETIGCMIGQFLKDAMDTTVEKTDMDEDTVKAMFYGHVYIALTNALRGSNPFSDACLLAMDYGREALIKDDWERIFNDDDLEIVICKMLGIEAVNHHPEVHAPQPAAV
- a CDS encoding sugar phosphate isomerase/epimerase family protein, which codes for MSLGLGTYALFWEWSDRAPDPIDLPGMLHRTRDLDADVFQICDYPALETYGDARLRDLRATAEDLGVELELGTRGTDPDHLRRYLRRCDRLGAHVLRSMVQVGPGKPGTDRVVSTLRDLRGDLDALEVDLALETYEQLPSATLVDIVERAEHPRIGIALDPANCVAALEHPDDVIDRCAPYTLDLHVKDFAFSRQAGWVGFSYAGAPMGEGLLDYAHELAAVRPVERGINQIVEHWLVWQGDPQTTIAEERRWTERTLTYARERIQP
- a CDS encoding MFS transporter, producing MPFVALMFFINYLDRTAISFAAPNGMRTDLAMTAAQFGFASGVFFIGYIILEIPSNLALHRFGARKWLARIMVSWGIVAVLFTWVQTAGQLYWLRFLLGVMEAGFFPGAILFLSMWVPAKHRPRVLMLFYLAQPLTTAIGAPLAGALIQLHGLWGLEGWRVMYLFVGAPAILVGVLCWFYLKDKPRDAAWLTPAEQDWLTGALASEERAKEETERIGVRQMFASGRVWVLSFVYFGFIYGLYALGFFLPTIVAGFKAQLGEMTPSLQGLITAVPYVIAAVVMYLWSRDVQSRGLQTWHIVVPAVVGGISIPLALFTSHPVLTIAIVSVTACSIFAVLPNFWTLPTKFLTGAAAAGGVALINTIGNLAGFSAGYITGWVHDLTNGYLVPMIIVGGFMILSGILLVLLASRGSVVTTDTDAPAGKVLA
- a CDS encoding FadR/GntR family transcriptional regulator, producing MSTPEPRIALETTEPAMIRGASFAAQTAQALLTRLTSADFAVGERLPSERTLAQELGVGRSAVREALAALEILGIVEIRPGSGTYLRDTTSELLPRTLQWGILLNADRIDELLSVRRALEIHAVRLATDRFSPDHERALRQALEAQERTLGEEAFVEADLRFHVALADAAENATLMELLGTIRALLRIWMEHHIQDREQMRTAFLEHRQILEAMARGDADTAVARMNRHMDTADARLRAAARG